A genomic segment from Streptosporangium roseum DSM 43021 encodes:
- a CDS encoding ABC transporter ATP-binding protein encodes MRDRPASVPETPPAPGTWRRVVRLFMPYRGAVCVLVVLIAVYSALNAAVPLLTRVVFDRALFGPGGPDLPLLALIAGLAAAIACAVGAVDLGQTWLSARVAQRVVHGLRAEMFGRLQRMPLAFFAAERGGEIQSRLAGDTTQIEYAVKDTLPGALSGLIGFVVAAGAMVTLSPVLAGVALILAPLVLLVASRSGRALSTLSADGQRTRAELSSIIAERLSLGGVTMARVHGRRQEEAAGFTAESERLARLGVRSGVVAQLVLSVGHVFFVLTPYLVFVAAGLTGGITPGTLVAFTVLQARLYQPLWQILHISTEFRSAQGAFERVFGYLDLQPEPEPRQSPAPGPGALAARGAGFRYPGTGEEDRPALYGVSLDIPAASTTLVVGPSGSGKTTLGHLLAGLHPPTEGAVVIDGTEFGAPLPGRICIATQDPFLFQGSVADNLRYAAPGATMDDLVRACRITRIHERIAALPDGYDSPAGERGALFSGGERQRIALARALLADASVLVLDEATSALDPLTELKVVEAILAERAGRTTVMITHRFGVLDSFDTVVALEEGRVVEHGSRLDLLGDRHGLYARMVRAQTGAA; translated from the coding sequence GTGCGCGATCGTCCCGCCTCCGTCCCGGAGACCCCTCCCGCCCCAGGGACCTGGCGCAGGGTCGTGCGGCTGTTCATGCCGTACCGGGGCGCCGTCTGCGTTCTCGTCGTGCTCATCGCCGTCTACTCCGCCCTGAACGCCGCCGTCCCGCTGCTGACGCGGGTGGTCTTCGACCGGGCGCTCTTCGGGCCTGGCGGCCCCGACCTGCCGCTGCTCGCCCTGATCGCCGGGCTGGCCGCGGCGATCGCCTGCGCGGTGGGCGCCGTGGACCTGGGGCAGACGTGGCTGTCGGCCCGCGTCGCGCAGCGGGTGGTCCACGGGCTGCGCGCGGAGATGTTCGGCCGCCTGCAGCGCATGCCGCTCGCCTTCTTCGCCGCGGAGCGGGGCGGCGAGATCCAGTCGCGGCTGGCCGGCGACACCACGCAGATCGAGTACGCGGTCAAGGACACCCTGCCCGGCGCGCTCTCCGGCCTCATCGGATTCGTGGTCGCGGCCGGCGCGATGGTGACCCTGTCGCCGGTGCTCGCGGGCGTCGCCCTGATCCTCGCGCCGCTCGTCCTGCTGGTGGCCTCCCGGTCGGGGCGGGCGCTCTCGACCCTGTCGGCCGACGGCCAGCGCACCCGGGCGGAGCTCTCCTCCATCATCGCCGAACGCCTGTCGCTGGGGGGCGTCACCATGGCCCGGGTGCACGGCAGGCGTCAGGAGGAGGCCGCCGGGTTCACCGCGGAGAGCGAGCGGCTGGCACGGCTGGGGGTCCGTTCCGGCGTGGTGGCCCAGCTGGTGCTGAGCGTGGGCCACGTCTTCTTCGTGCTGACCCCCTACCTGGTGTTCGTGGCGGCGGGGCTGACCGGCGGGATCACTCCGGGCACCCTCGTCGCCTTCACCGTGCTGCAGGCGAGGCTCTACCAGCCCCTGTGGCAGATCCTGCACATCTCCACCGAGTTCCGCTCCGCCCAGGGGGCGTTCGAGAGGGTCTTCGGCTACCTCGACCTCCAGCCGGAGCCGGAGCCGCGGCAGAGCCCCGCCCCGGGACCCGGCGCGCTCGCCGCCCGCGGGGCCGGCTTCCGCTACCCGGGGACGGGTGAGGAGGACCGCCCGGCGCTGTACGGCGTGAGCCTCGACATCCCGGCCGCCTCCACCACGCTGGTCGTGGGCCCGAGCGGCTCGGGCAAGACGACGCTCGGCCACCTGCTCGCCGGGCTGCACCCGCCCACCGAGGGAGCGGTCGTGATCGACGGGACGGAGTTCGGGGCGCCGCTGCCCGGACGGATCTGCATCGCCACGCAGGACCCCTTCCTCTTCCAGGGATCGGTCGCCGACAACCTCAGATACGCCGCGCCCGGCGCCACGATGGACGATCTCGTGCGGGCCTGCCGGATCACCCGGATCCACGAGCGGATCGCGGCGCTCCCGGACGGCTACGACTCGCCGGCGGGTGAGCGGGGGGCGCTGTTCTCCGGCGGCGAGCGGCAGCGCATCGCCCTGGCCCGCGCGCTCCTGGCCGACGCGTCCGTGCTCGTGCTCGACGAGGCGACCTCCGCGCTCGACCCGCTGACCGAGCTGAAGGTCGTCGAGGCGATCCTGGCGGAACGGGCCGGACGGACGACCGTGATGATCACCCACAGGTTCGGCGTGCTCGACTCCTTCGACACCGTCGTGGCGCTGGAGGAGGGGCGGGTGGTGGAGCACGGCTCGCGCCTCGACCTGCTCGGCGACCGGCACGGGCTGTACGCCCGGATGGTCCGCGCGCAGACCGGCGCGGCGTAG
- a CDS encoding DUF6400 family protein, with product MSQENNGAPAVFEIDLTLEEARRRAAFMAAVGPDWDPPAVLRSEELAYDLLYSGLDERQQETYDMLVAAGVLPRREPGRAAD from the coding sequence ATGAGTCAGGAAAACAACGGCGCACCCGCCGTCTTCGAGATCGATCTCACCCTCGAGGAGGCCCGTCGGCGCGCCGCGTTCATGGCGGCGGTCGGACCGGACTGGGACCCACCGGCGGTGCTGCGGTCCGAGGAACTGGCCTACGACCTCCTCTACTCCGGCCTCGACGAGCGGCAGCAGGAGACCTACGACATGCTCGTGGCGGCCGGAGTCCTCCCGCGAAGGGAGCCGGGCCGTGCTGCCGATTGA
- a CDS encoding CysS/YqeB C-terminal domain-containing protein: MQDRPGVLVLMGSGETSPTMVEVHRSVVRRLGDGPRAVLLDTPYAFQENAADISSRARRYFARSVGLDVEVGTAIAGADWVFSGPGSPTFALDRWTATPVAAELRGRVRARDGATVLASAAACTAGIAAVPVYEVYKVGAEPHWREGLDLLGVLGLRVAVIPHYDNAEGGTHDTRYCYLGERRLAFLERLLPPDAAVLGIDEHTAVVFDLRAESLQVAGRGGLTVRRPGSQTVLPAGTVAGLAELRRLVRGGGGSSGASPGPVVPPEAGHVTLGELTRACEQRFGAALGEHNTAEATQAVLDLEAEITKWAADTEEDEGGVDEAREILRHLVTRLGRLADTSEPRDRLAPLVEPLLALRERLREQGAYDSADALREALAAGGVSIEDGPDGPRWTVRG; this comes from the coding sequence ATGCAGGACCGGCCCGGCGTGCTGGTGCTCATGGGATCGGGCGAGACGAGCCCGACCATGGTCGAGGTCCACCGCTCCGTCGTCCGGCGGCTGGGCGACGGACCCCGGGCCGTACTGCTCGACACTCCCTACGCCTTCCAGGAGAACGCCGCGGACATCTCCTCACGCGCCCGGAGATACTTCGCCCGCAGCGTCGGGCTCGACGTCGAGGTCGGCACCGCGATCGCCGGAGCCGACTGGGTGTTCTCCGGCCCCGGCAGCCCGACGTTCGCACTCGACCGATGGACGGCCACGCCGGTGGCGGCCGAGCTGCGGGGCCGCGTCCGCGCGCGGGACGGGGCGACGGTGCTCGCCTCGGCCGCGGCCTGTACGGCGGGCATCGCGGCGGTGCCGGTGTACGAGGTCTACAAGGTGGGCGCCGAGCCCCACTGGCGCGAAGGCCTCGACCTGCTCGGCGTGCTCGGCCTCCGGGTCGCGGTGATCCCGCACTACGACAACGCCGAGGGCGGCACCCACGACACCCGCTACTGCTATCTCGGCGAGCGGCGACTCGCCTTCCTGGAGCGCCTGCTCCCCCCGGACGCGGCGGTGCTCGGCATCGACGAGCACACGGCCGTCGTCTTCGACCTGCGGGCCGAGAGCCTCCAGGTGGCGGGGCGGGGCGGCCTGACCGTCCGCCGCCCCGGCTCCCAGACGGTCCTGCCCGCCGGGACGGTCGCCGGGCTGGCCGAACTGCGCCGGCTGGTCCGGGGCGGGGGCGGGAGCTCCGGAGCGTCCCCCGGGCCCGTGGTCCCGCCGGAGGCCGGCCACGTCACCCTCGGCGAGCTGACCCGCGCCTGCGAACAGCGCTTCGGCGCCGCGCTCGGCGAGCACAACACCGCGGAGGCCACGCAGGCCGTACTCGACCTGGAGGCGGAGATCACCAAATGGGCCGCCGACACCGAGGAGGACGAGGGCGGTGTCGACGAGGCCCGTGAGATCCTGCGGCACCTGGTCACCCGGCTCGGCCGCCTGGCCGACACCTCCGAGCCACGCGACCGGCTCGCCCCGCTGGTCGAGCCGCTGCTCGCGCTCCGTGAACGGCTGCGCGAGCAGGGGGCTTACGACAGCGCCGACGCGCTGCGCGAAGCGCTCGCCGCCGGAGGCGTGTCGATCGAGGACGGCCCGGACGGCCCCCGCTGGACCGTGCGGGGGTGA
- a CDS encoding RidA family protein, with protein sequence MTHIDFSTPPTLPPTNGYSHVAGVPAGSRLVWTSGQVPIAADGTPATAGDWEAQTRLAMRNVGAALEAGGATWDDVFKLTIFVVDTSALPTIRAVRDEFVNTERPPTSSLVQVAGLFRPDILVEIEAVAAVPAT encoded by the coding sequence ATGACGCACATCGACTTCAGCACTCCCCCGACGCTGCCGCCGACCAACGGCTACAGCCACGTCGCCGGCGTCCCGGCCGGCAGCCGGCTCGTCTGGACCTCGGGCCAGGTCCCGATCGCCGCGGACGGGACACCGGCCACCGCGGGCGACTGGGAGGCCCAGACGCGCCTGGCCATGCGGAACGTCGGAGCCGCCCTCGAAGCGGGCGGGGCGACCTGGGACGACGTTTTCAAGCTCACGATCTTCGTCGTCGACACCTCGGCGCTGCCCACCATCCGGGCCGTACGGGACGAGTTCGTCAACACGGAGCGGCCACCGACGAGCTCGCTCGTGCAGGTGGCGGGCCTCTTCCGGCCGGACATCCTGGTCGAGATCGAGGCGGTCGCGGCGGTTCCCGCGACCTGA
- a CDS encoding PPOX class F420-dependent oxidoreductase: protein MRIKLNDAACRLLDDANPAVLATVNPDGSPQTSVVWVARDGGDLLISSAAGRRKVTNMERDARVSLTVYDRANPLRYLEVRGTATVAEDLGRKLAVALAEQYEGPGAGEEYLELPPEVVRVVVRVTPQRLVGTFAD, encoded by the coding sequence GTGAGGATCAAGTTGAACGATGCCGCCTGCAGGCTCCTTGACGATGCGAATCCCGCGGTGCTGGCCACCGTGAACCCCGACGGCAGCCCGCAGACCTCAGTGGTCTGGGTCGCCCGGGACGGCGGCGACCTGCTGATCTCTTCGGCAGCCGGCCGCCGCAAGGTCACCAACATGGAGCGCGACGCGCGGGTCAGCCTGACGGTCTACGACCGGGCCAACCCGCTGCGATACCTGGAGGTACGCGGTACCGCGACGGTGGCCGAAGATCTGGGCCGGAAGCTGGCCGTCGCACTGGCCGAGCAGTACGAGGGGCCGGGCGCGGGTGAGGAGTACCTGGAACTGCCGCCGGAGGTGGTGCGGGTGGTCGTCAGGGTCACCCCGCAGCGGCTGGTCGGCACCTTCGCCGACTGA
- a CDS encoding damage-control phosphatase ARMT1 family protein, with product MADDDVRGRSGEPAVTSGDPPVIRSDVPGSFPWSVLHDRHPALIRKVGDATPYGPDRRRALDLLLREITDGVIGPLERAAHDRELWESWDRGHVGRRWDDAPFLWAESYFYRKLLAAVGYFDPGPWRGVDPFEPFKQAELLGKGVEAELRALDGVPGMPPGEQAQTLLQRALWGNQADLGFRLSAGGAQAGGRTTGLTADDSDLLWPAVDGPRPARICFVADNAAGELLPDLALIDHLLHARGAREVLLHVKPTPYYVSDAVPADVIACVRRLSAAGGRAGEVGERLWGAMGSGRLAVRAHVFSCAPLPYSEMPEDLREEFASASLTIMKGDLNYRRLVGDRMWPPTTPFASAVGYFPGPVAALRTLKSDVVMGLGADVVTELDAGGRPWRTSGTHALIQVRP from the coding sequence ATGGCGGATGACGACGTCCGGGGGCGGTCCGGAGAGCCCGCGGTGACCTCCGGCGACCCGCCGGTGATCCGGAGCGACGTTCCCGGCTCCTTCCCCTGGAGTGTCCTCCACGACCGGCACCCCGCCCTGATCCGGAAGGTCGGTGACGCCACGCCGTACGGTCCCGACCGTCGGCGCGCGCTCGACCTGCTGCTCAGGGAGATCACCGACGGGGTGATCGGTCCTCTGGAGAGGGCCGCGCACGACCGCGAGCTCTGGGAGAGCTGGGATCGGGGCCATGTCGGGCGGCGCTGGGACGACGCGCCGTTCCTGTGGGCGGAGAGCTACTTCTACCGCAAGCTCCTGGCCGCGGTCGGATACTTCGATCCGGGGCCGTGGCGGGGCGTGGACCCGTTCGAGCCCTTCAAACAGGCCGAGCTGCTCGGCAAGGGGGTCGAGGCCGAGCTCCGCGCGCTCGACGGCGTGCCCGGCATGCCCCCCGGGGAGCAGGCGCAGACGCTGCTCCAGAGGGCGCTGTGGGGAAACCAGGCGGACCTCGGGTTCCGCCTGTCCGCCGGAGGGGCGCAGGCCGGCGGCCGGACGACGGGCCTGACGGCAGACGACAGCGACCTTCTCTGGCCGGCGGTGGACGGCCCGCGCCCCGCGCGGATCTGCTTCGTCGCCGACAACGCGGCAGGCGAGCTGCTGCCGGACCTCGCCCTGATCGATCACCTGCTGCACGCGCGGGGGGCGCGGGAGGTTCTCCTGCATGTGAAGCCCACGCCGTACTACGTCTCCGACGCCGTGCCCGCGGACGTCATCGCCTGCGTGCGGCGGCTGTCGGCCGCCGGGGGCCGGGCGGGGGAGGTGGGGGAGCGCCTGTGGGGCGCGATGGGCTCGGGGCGGCTGGCCGTACGGGCACACGTCTTCTCGTGCGCGCCCCTGCCCTACAGCGAGATGCCCGAGGACCTGCGGGAGGAGTTCGCCTCCGCCTCGTTGACGATCATGAAGGGTGATCTGAACTACCGGCGCCTCGTCGGCGACCGGATGTGGCCGCCGACCACGCCGTTCGCCTCGGCCGTCGGATACTTCCCCGGGCCGGTGGCAGCCCTGCGCACCCTGAAGTCCGACGTCGTGATGGGCCTCGGAGCCGACGTGGTCACGGAGCTGGACGCGGGCGGGCGGCCCTGGCGCACCAGCGGCACGCATGCCCTGATCCAGGTCAGGCCGTAG
- a CDS encoding lanthionine synthetase LanC family protein, which yields MHAGAAGVLGVLTLAMPAPEAAAAVAALSRRLRLRLAEEDAWRPGLHFGRSGAVWALYDAAAALDDAGLARYAVRAASLLPTDHPSPDVTHGLAGCGMAVLRVALRSGDPALRQRAATTFQNLHDARSYLDGHPQWPTPRTFDSGLAGANHFGFAHGIAGIGTALLHAGRALDRPDWTATVHEVARALYEHADVDGDTAWWPTLRGDPGTVRPRRPYWCSGSSGIGSFLVRYWHATGDPKALDLARGAAAAVHRTRWQSGPVPCHGLPGDGEFLLDMADLTGDDRYHRWARDLAACLEIRAVGRSGRLLVPDAQAGFSPTFLGGTAGVVAFLLRLRHGHPRLWMPDDAPRLAVRDGTAMKEERAVSEAAPPTTGGKDHVLRR from the coding sequence GTGCACGCCGGCGCGGCGGGCGTCCTCGGGGTCCTGACGCTGGCCATGCCCGCCCCGGAGGCGGCCGCCGCGGTCGCCGCGCTCTCCCGCCGGCTGCGGCTGCGGCTGGCGGAGGAGGACGCCTGGCGGCCCGGCCTCCACTTCGGCCGCTCCGGAGCGGTGTGGGCGCTGTACGACGCGGCGGCGGCCCTGGACGACGCCGGGCTGGCCCGGTACGCGGTGCGGGCGGCGAGCCTGCTGCCGACGGATCACCCCAGCCCGGACGTGACACACGGGCTGGCCGGATGCGGCATGGCGGTCCTGCGCGTCGCGCTGCGGTCGGGCGATCCGGCGCTGCGGCAACGCGCCGCCACGACGTTCCAGAACCTGCACGACGCGCGGTCGTACCTGGACGGCCACCCGCAGTGGCCGACACCGCGGACGTTCGACTCCGGCCTCGCCGGAGCCAACCACTTCGGCTTCGCGCACGGCATCGCCGGGATCGGGACCGCGCTGCTCCACGCGGGCCGGGCCCTCGACCGGCCGGACTGGACGGCGACCGTGCACGAGGTCGCCCGCGCCCTCTACGAGCACGCGGACGTCGACGGGGACACCGCCTGGTGGCCGACCCTCCGCGGCGACCCGGGGACGGTGCGTCCCCGCAGGCCGTACTGGTGCAGCGGATCCTCCGGGATCGGCTCCTTCCTGGTGAGGTACTGGCACGCCACCGGCGACCCGAAGGCGCTGGACCTCGCGCGCGGGGCGGCGGCGGCCGTGCACCGCACCCGGTGGCAGTCGGGGCCGGTGCCGTGCCACGGGCTCCCAGGCGACGGGGAGTTCCTGCTCGACATGGCCGACCTCACCGGTGACGACCGCTACCACCGGTGGGCCCGGGACCTGGCCGCCTGCCTGGAGATCAGGGCGGTCGGCCGTTCCGGCCGGCTGCTCGTGCCCGACGCCCAGGCGGGCTTCTCACCCACCTTCCTCGGAGGTACGGCGGGCGTCGTCGCCTTCCTCCTCCGGCTGCGTCACGGGCATCCCCGACTGTGGATGCCCGACGACGCCCCCAGGCTCGCCGTCCGCGACGGGACGGCGATGAAAGAAGAGCGGGCCGTATCAGAGGCGGCCCCGCCGACCACAGGAGGTAAAGACCATGTCCTTCGACGTTGA
- a CDS encoding zinc-ribbon domain-containing protein translates to MLIFGLRTVTHRLGVLTLLCRNCGNTVAQVLSRKVTKFSLFFVPLFPVRTKYGVQCTFCGASCDISKDEADRLAVR, encoded by the coding sequence ATGCTCATCTTCGGCCTCCGCACCGTGACCCACCGGCTCGGTGTGCTGACGCTCCTCTGCCGCAACTGCGGCAACACGGTGGCACAGGTGCTGTCCAGGAAGGTCACCAAGTTCAGCCTGTTCTTCGTCCCGCTGTTCCCGGTGCGGACGAAGTACGGAGTGCAGTGCACCTTCTGCGGGGCGTCCTGTGACATCTCGAAGGACGAGGCGGACCGTCTGGCGGTCCGCTGA
- a CDS encoding DUF72 domain-containing protein, with the protein MMRVGTSGWQYADWRGVLYPPALARRLWLERYGESFETVENNNTFYRLPARRTFEDWRDRTPDTFVMAVKASRFLTHVKRLKDPEEPVERLLAAAGGLGSKLGPILLQLPPTLTADPGRLGACLRCFPADVRVAVEPRHASWWSDPVREVLSAHGAALCWADRLGRPQTPLWRTADWGYLRFHEGRATPWPAYGDGALRSWLRRLGEAWDGRCDVHVYFNNDPGGAAVRDAARYAALASAEGWPVSRTPALTVPGGPATPP; encoded by the coding sequence ATGATGCGGGTGGGGACGTCCGGCTGGCAGTACGCCGACTGGCGCGGGGTGCTGTACCCCCCTGCCCTGGCCCGGCGGCTGTGGCTGGAGCGGTACGGCGAGAGCTTCGAGACGGTCGAGAACAACAACACCTTCTACCGGCTGCCGGCCCGCCGGACGTTCGAGGACTGGAGGGACCGCACCCCGGACACCTTCGTCATGGCGGTCAAGGCGAGCCGCTTCCTCACCCACGTCAAACGGCTGAAGGACCCCGAGGAGCCCGTCGAGCGCCTGCTGGCGGCGGCCGGCGGGCTGGGGAGCAAGCTCGGGCCGATCCTCCTGCAGCTCCCGCCGACGCTGACGGCCGACCCCGGACGGCTCGGCGCGTGCCTGCGCTGTTTCCCCGCCGACGTGCGTGTCGCCGTCGAGCCGCGGCACGCCTCCTGGTGGAGTGATCCCGTGCGCGAGGTGCTGTCGGCGCACGGCGCGGCCCTGTGCTGGGCCGACCGGCTCGGCCGCCCGCAGACGCCCCTGTGGCGGACCGCCGACTGGGGTTACCTCCGCTTCCACGAGGGCCGCGCCACTCCCTGGCCCGCGTACGGCGACGGCGCGCTCCGTTCCTGGCTACGCCGGCTGGGCGAGGCCTGGGACGGACGCTGCGACGTCCACGTGTACTTCAACAACGATCCGGGCGGCGCCGCGGTGCGCGACGCCGCCCGGTACGCGGCACTCGCCTCCGCCGAGGGGTGGCCCGTGAGCCGCACGCCGGCCCTCACCGTTCCCGGGGGGCCCGCCACGCCTCCATGA
- a CDS encoding lytic polysaccharide monooxygenase yields MRRTINFLAAAIIAIGATVFIATPAHAHGYISSPPSRQAMCAQGRVANCGEIIYEPQSVEGPKGLRSCSGGNSRFAQLDNESKGWPATSVGGSVTFNWVLTARHATSTWEYYVGGTRIAVFNDQGRQPGATVSHSVNLGGRSGRQKVLAIWNIADTPNAFYSCVDLQVGGGSPNPNPTPTTGPTPTASPTPTTGPTTPAGTWAAGTAYQVGSQVTYGGASYRCIQAHTALPGWEPPNVPVLWQRL; encoded by the coding sequence GTGCGAAGAACGATCAACTTCCTCGCAGCGGCGATCATCGCCATCGGGGCCACGGTGTTCATCGCCACACCGGCTCACGCGCACGGCTACATATCGTCGCCGCCGAGCAGGCAGGCCATGTGCGCCCAGGGTCGCGTGGCCAACTGCGGTGAGATCATCTATGAGCCGCAGAGCGTGGAGGGGCCCAAGGGCCTGAGGAGCTGCAGCGGCGGCAACTCCCGGTTCGCCCAGCTCGACAACGAGAGCAAGGGCTGGCCGGCCACGAGCGTGGGCGGCTCGGTCACCTTCAACTGGGTGCTGACCGCTCGCCACGCCACCAGCACCTGGGAGTACTACGTCGGCGGCACCCGGATCGCGGTGTTCAACGACCAGGGCCGCCAGCCCGGCGCCACGGTCTCGCACAGCGTGAACCTGGGCGGCAGGTCGGGCCGGCAGAAGGTCCTCGCGATCTGGAACATCGCCGACACCCCCAACGCCTTCTACTCGTGCGTCGACCTGCAGGTCGGCGGTGGCTCCCCGAACCCCAACCCGACCCCGACCACCGGCCCGACCCCGACCGCGAGCCCGACCCCCACCACCGGCCCGACGACCCCGGCCGGCACCTGGGCCGCGGGCACCGCCTACCAGGTGGGTTCCCAGGTCACCTACGGCGGCGCGAGCTACCGGTGCATCCAGGCGCACACCGCGCTCCCCGGCTGGGAGCCGCCGAACGTCCCGGTGCTCTGGCAGCGGCTCTGA
- a CDS encoding glycoside hydrolase family 15 protein: MAAAGSARRPDPAGASRYPPIADHGLIGDLRSVALVDTGGTIGWYCCPRFDSPSVFASILDADRGGSFELAADVPARTKQFYFPDTNVLITRFFAADGVGEIQDFMPVVAGSAEDGRHRLIRRVMCVRGALPFRARVAPRFDYGRQSHDLSMRDGRAIFESPSLSLSLSASTSIETDGPDVWSEFKLTEGESAVFALDKLGDGVEPRSCPIAEAEEEFAATVAYWRRWLSASRYRGRWREMVHRSALTLKLLTYAPTGGIVAAATTSLPEQIGGERNWDYRYVWIRDSAFCVYALLRLGFSEEAAAFMNFLSEHVSRDGTGPSGPLQIMYGIDGRTELPEVELSHFEGYRGSAPVRTGNGAVHQLQLDIYGALIDSVYLYDKMCQPISSDHWEEVHTLVDWVCDNWDQPDEGVWETRGGRKDFVYSRLMCWVAIERAMRMAGHRGLPADTPRWQRARDAIYRQIMQRGWSARLQAFVQHFDEDVLDASILMMPLAKFVSPTDPKWLSTLDALGRTLVSDSLVYRYDPLTSPDGLRGQDGTFSICSFWYVEALTRAGRLDEARLAFEKMLTYANHLGLYAEEIGQTGEQLGNFPQAFTHLALISAAFNLDRALG, from the coding sequence ATGGCGGCAGCGGGGTCCGCTCGTCGCCCGGATCCGGCGGGCGCCTCTCGTTACCCGCCGATCGCCGACCACGGACTGATCGGTGACCTGCGCAGCGTGGCGCTCGTGGACACCGGCGGCACGATCGGCTGGTACTGCTGCCCGCGCTTCGACTCGCCGAGCGTGTTCGCCTCGATCCTGGACGCCGACCGGGGCGGGTCGTTCGAGCTGGCCGCCGACGTGCCCGCGCGGACCAAGCAGTTCTACTTCCCCGACACCAACGTGCTGATCACCCGGTTCTTCGCCGCCGACGGGGTGGGCGAGATCCAGGACTTCATGCCGGTCGTCGCCGGCTCGGCCGAGGACGGCAGGCACCGGCTGATCCGGCGGGTGATGTGCGTCCGGGGGGCGCTGCCGTTCCGGGCGCGGGTGGCGCCCCGCTTCGACTACGGCAGGCAGTCGCACGACCTGAGCATGCGGGACGGCCGGGCGATCTTCGAGTCGCCGTCGCTCTCCCTGTCCCTGAGCGCCAGCACGTCCATCGAGACCGACGGCCCGGACGTCTGGTCGGAGTTCAAACTCACCGAGGGCGAGTCTGCGGTCTTCGCCCTCGACAAGCTCGGCGACGGCGTGGAACCCCGCTCGTGCCCGATCGCCGAGGCCGAGGAGGAGTTCGCCGCCACGGTCGCGTACTGGCGGCGCTGGCTGTCCGCGTCGCGCTACCGCGGCCGCTGGCGGGAGATGGTGCACCGCTCCGCGCTGACGCTGAAGCTGCTCACCTACGCGCCGACCGGCGGGATCGTGGCGGCGGCGACGACCAGCCTCCCCGAGCAGATCGGCGGCGAGCGCAACTGGGACTACCGCTACGTCTGGATCCGCGACTCGGCGTTCTGCGTGTACGCCCTGCTCAGGCTGGGGTTCAGCGAGGAGGCGGCGGCGTTCATGAACTTCCTGTCCGAGCACGTCAGCCGGGACGGCACCGGCCCGTCGGGCCCGCTGCAGATCATGTACGGCATCGACGGGCGCACCGAGCTGCCCGAGGTCGAGCTGTCCCACTTCGAGGGCTACCGGGGCTCCGCCCCGGTGCGCACCGGGAACGGCGCCGTCCACCAGCTCCAGCTGGACATCTACGGAGCTCTCATCGACTCCGTCTACCTCTACGACAAGATGTGCCAGCCGATCTCCAGTGACCACTGGGAAGAGGTCCACACGCTGGTGGACTGGGTCTGCGACAACTGGGACCAGCCCGACGAGGGCGTCTGGGAGACGCGTGGCGGGCGCAAGGACTTCGTCTACTCGCGGCTGATGTGCTGGGTGGCGATCGAACGGGCCATGCGGATGGCCGGCCACCGCGGGCTGCCCGCCGACACGCCGCGCTGGCAACGGGCCCGCGACGCGATCTACCGGCAGATCATGCAGCGCGGCTGGTCGGCCCGGCTGCAGGCGTTCGTCCAGCATTTCGACGAGGACGTCCTCGACGCCTCCATCCTGATGATGCCGCTGGCCAAGTTCGTCTCCCCCACCGACCCGAAGTGGCTGTCGACTCTCGACGCCCTCGGCAGGACCCTGGTGTCCGACTCCCTGGTGTACCGCTACGACCCCCTGACCAGCCCGGACGGGTTGCGGGGACAGGACGGCACGTTCTCGATCTGCTCGTTCTGGTACGTCGAGGCGCTCACCCGCGCCGGCCGCCTGGACGAGGCGCGGCTGGCCTTCGAGAAGATGCTCACCTACGCCAATCACCTCGGCCTGTACGCCGAGGAGATCGGGCAGACCGGTGAGCAGCTCGGCAACTTTCCGCAGGCCTTCACCCATCTCGCGCTGATCAGTGCCGCGTTCAACCTCGACCGCGCCCTCGGGTAG